TATAGGTAACTGCCCGTTTTATATCAGCCTTACGGATAGGTATCGTATAATCTCCTTCTGGAACTTCGCCACGTACAAGCCTATAGGTTTTTTTGTGTTCAAGGAAAACAACAGGGTCATTATCTCTAATCGCAGATTTTAAAAGACCTTTCGTATCATAAGGATTTGAAGGAGTAACAACTTTGAGACCTGGTGTATGAGCAAAATACGCTTCAACACTTTGTGAGTGATATAACCCACCTCTAATACCACCACCATATGGAGCCCGAATAACCATAGGTAATCCTACACTACCTTTTGTTCCATATCTGATACGTGCTGCTTCTCCTATTATTTGATTGACAGCAGGCCATATAAAATCAGCAAATTCAATTTCAGCTATTGGACGTAAACCTTTAATTGCTGTACCAATTGCAATTCCAGCAATTGATGCTTCAGCTAAAGGGGTGTCAATAACTCTAGATTCACCAAATTCTTCAACAAATCCTTGAGTCGCTAGAAAAACTCCACCTCTTGCTCCTATGTCTTCCCCCATAATTATCACATTTTGATCTCGGATCATTTCTTCGTGCATAGCTTCGTGTACAGCTTCAATAACAGATTTTATTGCCATAATTAACCTCTTTACTCCTCACTGTAAACATGTTCATAAAAATCGTCAGCTTTAGGGAAAGGAGCTGCTTCAGCAAATTCAGTTGCTGCATTAACTTCTTTCTTCGCATCATTTTCGAATTCTTTATTTTGTTCTTCAGATAGAATTCCATTTTTCATTAATTTATCTTTAAGTAATTTTAAAGG
The SAR202 cluster bacterium DNA segment above includes these coding regions:
- a CDS encoding alpha-ketoacid dehydrogenase subunit beta; amino-acid sequence: MAIKSVIEAVHEAMHEEMIRDQNVIIMGEDIGARGGVFLATQGFVEEFGESRVIDTPLAEASIAGIAIGTAIKGLRPIAEIEFADFIWPAVNQIIGEAARIRYGTKGSVGLPMVIRAPYGGGIRGGLYHSQSVEAYFAHTPGLKVVTPSNPYDTKGLLKSAIRDNDPVVFLEHKKTYRLVRGEVPEGDYTIPIRKADIKRAVTY